One region of Bacteroidota bacterium genomic DNA includes:
- a CDS encoding HAMP domain-containing histidine kinase, with protein MLKDISISKKLYFIVGTMAVLIVVELVTLTFAIHTLSSVRAFVGAEGLWSKSQKDAAYYLRKYAQTHAEEDYKEFQRFMAVPLGDHKTRIELLKPNPDMNIARQGFIEGRVHPDDIEGMINLFRRFHNISYIHRAIDIWTEADSIIAEFIPIGEKLHSEINSTKPSLKEIETITNQIDPINHRLTAIEDDFSYTLGEGSRWLENLILTILFSVVLTVESTGLILSITVSRGISKGLNEIIRASDEIKLGNLKERAKIFSMDEIGSVAQSINEMTKQLVESNLKISEGKEDLEELAMRLTKQNQQLIDFAHITSHNLRAPASNLFSLLYLYKQSKSVEEKESFFERIETVVTHLSETLNDLMNAIQIKEEGVKNIEELDFEATLKKIKEILSGQIIETGFVITYDFSKAPKIHYNKQYLESIILNLVSNAIKYRSPDRKPEVHIHTEIEKGNVILNVRDNGLGIDLHRHGSKLFGLRKTFHRNKEARGVGLFITKTQVEAMGGSIGVISQVNQGSIFYINFNSRE; from the coding sequence TTGTTAAAAGATATTTCGATATCAAAAAAGCTTTACTTTATTGTTGGTACAATGGCAGTACTGATTGTAGTTGAATTGGTAACTTTGACTTTTGCAATTCATACTCTTTCATCTGTACGTGCATTTGTAGGTGCTGAAGGCTTATGGTCAAAATCACAAAAAGATGCGGCATATTATCTAAGGAAATACGCGCAGACTCATGCTGAAGAAGATTATAAAGAGTTTCAAAGGTTTATGGCTGTTCCTTTAGGTGACCATAAGACACGCATAGAACTGCTGAAACCAAATCCCGATATGAATATAGCCCGTCAGGGTTTTATAGAGGGGAGGGTTCATCCTGATGATATTGAGGGAATGATTAATCTGTTCAGGAGATTCCATAACATTTCCTATATACACCGCGCGATTGATATCTGGACTGAGGCTGACTCCATAATAGCTGAATTTATTCCAATTGGTGAAAAACTTCATTCTGAAATTAATTCAACAAAGCCTTCTCTAAAAGAAATAGAGACAATTACAAATCAAATTGACCCGATAAATCATAGGCTTACCGCAATAGAAGATGATTTTTCGTATACCTTGGGAGAAGGTTCACGCTGGCTCGAAAACTTAATACTTACAATACTATTTTCAGTTGTGCTGACAGTAGAATCCACCGGCTTAATACTAAGCATTACTGTAAGCAGGGGAATATCAAAAGGTTTAAACGAGATAATAAGAGCATCAGATGAAATAAAACTCGGTAACTTAAAAGAGCGGGCAAAAATATTTTCCATGGATGAAATCGGTTCGGTTGCCCAATCTATAAATGAAATGACTAAGCAGCTTGTTGAATCGAACCTGAAAATCTCCGAAGGAAAGGAAGATCTGGAAGAGCTTGCGATGAGACTTACTAAACAGAATCAACAGCTTATAGACTTTGCACATATTACTTCACATAATTTACGCGCTCCTGCAAGCAATCTCTTTTCACTGCTTTACTTATATAAACAATCTAAAAGTGTAGAAGAAAAAGAATCATTTTTTGAAAGAATAGAAACTGTTGTAACTCATCTATCGGAAACGCTTAATGATTTGATGAATGCAATACAAATAAAGGAAGAAGGCGTAAAAAATATTGAAGAACTCGATTTTGAAGCCACTCTTAAAAAGATAAAAGAAATTTTAAGCGGGCAGATAATTGAAACCGGTTTTGTAATAACTTATGATTTTTCCAAAGCGCCTAAAATTCATTACAATAAACAGTATCTTGAAAGTATAATTCTTAACTTAGTTTCAAACGCAATAAAATACAGAAGTCCCGATAGAAAACCTGAAGTTCATATCCATACCGAAATTGAAAAAGGTAATGTGATATTGAATGTAAGAGATAACGGACTTGGGATCGATCTGCATCGTCACGGAAGTAAACTTTTCGGACTTAGAAAAACTTTTCACCGCAATAAGGAGGCCAGGGGAGTGGGGCTCTTTATTACTAAAACTCAGGTAGAAGCAATGGGAGGAAGTATAGGTGTAATAAGCCAGGTAAACCAGGGCTCTATATTTTATATTAATTTTAACTCTAGAGAATGA
- a CDS encoding response regulator: MNSGITICLIDDDEVYKFVMRKIIEGLEVNIIRKILTFSDGEEALEFITGNVSNHSELPNIILLDINMPIMDGWQFMDEYVLLKPRIGKKITIYMVSSSKNEEDMEHAKRISEISDYLIKPVTPDELKLIIDALQLEPGSN, from the coding sequence ATGAATTCAGGAATTACAATTTGTTTAATCGATGATGATGAAGTATATAAGTTTGTAATGAGAAAAATAATTGAAGGACTTGAAGTAAATATTATCAGAAAAATACTTACTTTTTCAGACGGTGAAGAAGCTTTAGAATTTATTACGGGAAATGTTTCAAACCACTCCGAGCTCCCGAACATAATTCTGTTAGATATAAATATGCCGATAATGGATGGATGGCAATTTATGGATGAATATGTACTGCTAAAACCCAGGATAGGAAAGAAAATAACTATCTACATGGTCTCTTCCTCCAAAAATGAAGAAGATATGGAGCATGCCAAACGTATAAGCGAAATTTCTGATTACCTGATAAAACCTGTTACTCCCGACGAGTTAAAATTAATTATAGATGCCCTTCAATTGGAACCGGGTTCGAATTAA
- a CDS encoding T9SS type A sorting domain-containing protein, producing the protein MKLSITGERVWNKNYNASNKFIVKNIFSDDMSYRYLFGKNVDAANQEKIMFLQYDPLGNLKNAIGYNPHDTLTLSFATDFVGAYVADLAGNNKKVFSTSNVNRINRGSDVRINSFSGNVIVTNISSGTETADKFSLSQNYPNPFNPKTTIRFSLPSEGFAKLIVYDINGREVSTLVNENLTNGVYDKNFDGANLASGIYFYKLEFTGFNGQKFVEQKKFILIK; encoded by the coding sequence ATGAAACTCAGCATTACGGGCGAAAGAGTCTGGAACAAAAATTATAATGCAAGCAATAAGTTTATAGTTAAAAATATTTTCTCTGATGATATGTCCTACAGGTATTTATTCGGTAAAAATGTTGATGCAGCTAATCAGGAAAAAATAATGTTTCTGCAGTATGACCCGTTAGGCAATTTAAAGAATGCTATTGGTTATAATCCTCACGATACGCTTACACTAAGTTTTGCAACAGATTTTGTGGGAGCATATGTGGCTGATTTAGCAGGAAACAATAAAAAAGTATTCAGCACTTCCAATGTTAACAGAATTAACAGAGGAAGCGATGTGAGAATAAACTCATTTTCAGGTAATGTAATTGTTACCAATATATCATCAGGAACTGAAACGGCGGATAAGTTCTCTTTAAGCCAGAATTATCCTAATCCTTTTAATCCTAAAACGACAATAAGGTTTTCATTGCCTTCTGAAGGATTTGCAAAGCTTATTGTATATGATATTAACGGCAGAGAAGTAAGTACATTGGTAAATGAAAATCTCACAAATGGTGTTTATGATAAGAACTTTGACGGCGCAAATCTGGCATCAGGAATATATTTCTACAAGCTGGAGTTTACAGGCTTTAACGGGCAAAAATTTGTTGAACAGAAAAAATTTATACTTATCAAATAG
- a CDS encoding tyrosine phenol-lyase, whose product MKITKRSWAEPFKIKVIEHLKMTSKEDRIKAIKEAGYNTFLLKSQDVYIDLLTDSGTNAMSDYQWAGMMLGDEAYAGSKNYYYLEDNVRKYYGFKYLIPTHQGRGAEHLVSQILIKKGDYIPGNMYFTTTRLHQELAGGTFVDVICDEAHNPDDKSPFKGNIDLNKLERLIKEVGPKKIPYVSVAGPVNMAGGQPISMKNIRDVKALCDRYGVKVWLDATRAVENCYFIKMREKGYEKKTIAEILKEMCSYFEGIWVSAKKDLLVNIGGFLATRNKKVFEEGRNLVVVYEGLHTYGGLAGRDLEAMARGIEEMVNFDYLHARIGQIEYFGNLLLKAKIPIVTPIGGHAVFLNARKFLSHIPQSQFPAQTLCSELYIDSGVRSMERGVVSAGRDKITGDHKYPKLELVRLTFPRRVYTQAHLDVTFESVAEVYNRRKAIKGLEMIYEPKYLRFFQARFKPVK is encoded by the coding sequence ATGAAAATCACTAAAAGATCCTGGGCTGAACCGTTTAAAATTAAAGTCATTGAGCATCTTAAAATGACTTCCAAAGAAGACAGGATTAAAGCAATTAAAGAAGCAGGATATAATACTTTCCTTTTAAAATCACAGGATGTGTATATCGATTTGTTAACAGACAGCGGAACCAATGCAATGAGCGATTACCAATGGGCAGGTATGATGCTCGGAGATGAAGCTTATGCAGGAAGTAAAAATTACTACTACTTAGAAGATAATGTCAGAAAATATTACGGGTTCAAATATCTTATACCGACTCACCAGGGAAGAGGCGCAGAGCATCTTGTATCACAAATATTAATTAAGAAGGGCGACTACATTCCCGGCAACATGTACTTTACAACTACACGTCTGCATCAGGAATTAGCGGGCGGTACATTTGTAGATGTTATCTGCGATGAAGCCCATAACCCCGATGATAAAAGTCCGTTTAAAGGAAACATTGACCTGAATAAATTAGAAAGATTAATCAAGGAAGTCGGCCCGAAGAAAATTCCTTATGTATCAGTTGCAGGACCTGTAAACATGGCAGGCGGACAGCCGATATCTATGAAAAATATCAGAGACGTAAAAGCATTATGTGACAGATACGGTGTAAAAGTATGGTTAGATGCTACGCGTGCAGTTGAAAATTGTTACTTCATAAAAATGCGTGAGAAAGGTTATGAAAAGAAAACGATAGCTGAAATACTGAAAGAGATGTGTTCATACTTTGAAGGCATCTGGGTAAGCGCGAAAAAAGATTTGCTTGTTAACATAGGAGGATTTCTTGCAACCAGAAACAAAAAGGTATTTGAAGAAGGAAGAAATTTAGTTGTTGTATATGAAGGTCTGCATACATACGGAGGTTTAGCGGGAAGAGATTTAGAAGCTATGGCAAGAGGTATTGAAGAAATGGTTAACTTCGATTACCTGCACGCACGCATAGGTCAGATTGAGTACTTCGGTAATTTATTGCTTAAGGCAAAAATCCCGATTGTAACACCTATTGGCGGACATGCCGTATTCCTAAACGCAAGAAAATTCTTATCACATATTCCGCAAAGTCAGTTCCCTGCTCAGACGTTATGCTCGGAATTATATATTGATTCAGGTGTAAGAAGCATGGAGCGCGGAGTTGTATCGGCAGGACGTGATAAAATAACAGGAGACCATAAATATCCTAAGCTTGAGCTTGTAAGACTCACCTTCCCGAGAAGAGTATATACACAGGCGCATTTAGATGTTACGTTTGAATCAGTTGCTGAAGTTTATAACAGGAGGAAAGCTATTAAAGGATTGGAAATGATTTACGAACCGAAGTATCTGAGATTCTTCCAGGCAAGATTTAAACCTGTTAAATAG
- a CDS encoding TonB-dependent receptor yields MKILLLAILLAFFNFAFAQKQDSSKYSTEEIEVNSFFSETNVYTSPSNISVLNKKSINNRNGNNVSDILKSVSGVYIKSYGDPSSLQTISMNGLGAEHTVILLNGSKLNSLQNGQIDLSLIPVENVKRIEVMNNGYSSLFGSEAMGGVVNIITDDLLEENKLKLGVSYEFGSYKARKFSFKISNNLNKFKYDFLLSDEKSDNDYNFYFDTGLEKELRNKLNSAYEITNYTFSSQFNFTPDFSLNYFTQFVNADREIPGIETGNTPPDTKQLDRNWNNILKLNYAKKNFTFYSDFNFQNNIENYNTYPVIKSYYKNILFSNSNRIEISHKENSYTFGSEIKYGTLYSNELQNDIDRKHYSLFNSSKISLDNLLIYPSLRYDYITDIKKGAVTYQLGLNYQPINKFDFHLRGNVSRNFGVPTFNGLYWKTGGNPDLKPEYSQNYEGGLILSFKSLLDYTLKFTYLNIATEDRIVWLPGRNFIWSPKNIGTSKSEIFISSFKLQYSFSKNIFIKGDVSYTNNHTKKTNEDFTGDPSVNKQILYIPDEQIQSNLELNFGNIGLNLFHSYIGKRYSDTENLNTMNPVNTLDGNLFFNYKISKYTASFKFEINNITNSDYQIIAGYPAPLRNYNFKINLNYSL; encoded by the coding sequence TTGAAAATACTTTTACTGGCCATATTACTCGCATTTTTTAATTTTGCTTTTGCACAAAAGCAGGATTCATCAAAATATTCCACGGAAGAAATTGAAGTAAATTCATTTTTCTCCGAGACGAATGTTTATACATCACCATCTAATATTTCTGTCTTAAATAAAAAATCAATCAATAACCGTAACGGTAACAATGTATCGGATATTCTGAAAAGTGTTTCAGGAGTTTATATAAAATCATACGGTGACCCTTCATCCTTGCAGACAATTTCAATGAACGGTCTTGGCGCAGAGCATACAGTAATATTATTGAACGGCTCCAAATTGAATTCGCTACAGAACGGACAAATTGACTTATCTTTAATCCCGGTTGAAAACGTCAAAAGAATTGAAGTGATGAATAATGGCTATAGTTCTTTGTTTGGCTCGGAAGCTATGGGAGGAGTCGTTAATATAATTACAGATGATTTATTAGAAGAAAATAAACTTAAGCTCGGAGTCAGTTATGAGTTTGGTTCTTACAAAGCCAGAAAGTTTTCTTTTAAAATTTCCAACAACCTGAATAAATTTAAATATGATTTTCTTTTATCGGATGAGAAATCTGACAACGATTATAATTTTTACTTTGATACAGGATTAGAAAAAGAATTAAGAAATAAATTAAACTCTGCATATGAAATCACCAACTACACATTTTCGTCTCAGTTTAATTTCACACCTGATTTCAGTCTTAATTATTTTACTCAGTTTGTAAATGCTGACAGGGAAATTCCCGGAATTGAAACAGGAAATACGCCTCCCGATACAAAACAATTAGATAGAAACTGGAATAATATCCTAAAGTTAAATTATGCAAAAAAGAATTTTACTTTTTACTCTGATTTTAATTTTCAAAATAACATAGAAAACTACAATACATATCCTGTTATAAAAAGTTATTATAAAAATATTCTGTTCTCAAACTCAAACAGGATTGAGATAAGCCATAAAGAAAACTCATACACATTCGGGAGTGAAATAAAATACGGCACATTATATAGCAACGAATTACAGAACGATATTGACAGGAAACATTATTCGCTGTTTAATTCATCCAAAATTTCATTGGATAATTTACTAATATATCCTTCTTTAAGATACGATTATATTACTGATATTAAAAAAGGCGCTGTAACATATCAGCTTGGATTGAACTATCAACCGATTAATAAATTTGATTTTCACTTAAGAGGCAACGTAAGCAGAAATTTCGGAGTACCGACTTTTAACGGTCTGTACTGGAAGACCGGCGGAAATCCTGACTTAAAACCGGAGTACTCGCAAAACTATGAAGGTGGATTAATTCTATCGTTCAAATCACTTCTGGATTATACTTTAAAATTTACTTATTTAAATATTGCAACAGAAGACAGAATTGTCTGGCTGCCGGGAAGAAATTTTATATGGAGCCCTAAAAATATCGGAACAAGCAAATCAGAGATATTCATATCATCATTCAAACTTCAGTATTCATTCAGTAAAAATATTTTTATAAAAGGAGATGTTTCTTACACGAATAACCATACTAAGAAAACGAATGAAGATTTCACCGGTGACCCTTCTGTAAATAAGCAAATCTTATATATACCGGATGAACAGATTCAGTCTAATCTTGAATTGAATTTCGGAAACATCGGTCTTAATCTATTTCATTCTTACATTGGTAAAAGATATTCGGATACGGAAAATTTGAATACTATGAATCCGGTAAATACTCTGGATGGGAATTTATTCTTCAATTACAAAATATCCAAATATACTGCTTCATTTAAATTTGAAATAAATAATATAACTAATTCTGACTATCAGATAATTGCAGGATATCCTGCGCCGCTTCGTAATTACAATTTTAAAATTAATCTAAACTATTCATTATAA
- a CDS encoding T9SS type A sorting domain-containing protein, which yields MKKILLLIITFFILIISNSNAQNTKAYILSEGGGAPGSGKLSTYTYNGNSFSLSITNPGNLGLYPDGIAKYNSTLFVCEQGGFGGQGKIYRMDSTGLVLNSQSFGTNPYSVAIANNKIYATNGPASKVTVLNISALSSIKEIPVGVYPQEILGYQNKIYVCNTSAFGGNRDSSVSVINAITDSVIARIYFEREPTSLAISNDGKILVGCNGFDGKIYKIDPATLQIVDTYLISNGFDKDISVDKNSNNVYFIDYANNISSLNLLTRQVITFITNNSPASSFFYGYNYDYTNNRHFVLDAKNFVVSGSLNIYGPSGSLLQTFTTGVAPRRVIFDLTSTVDIKYISEFVNGYELKQNYPNPFNPNTTIRFSIPKNDFVSLIVFDVNGREVENLINENKTSGSYEINFNASNLSSGVYFYKLNTSSFSSIKKMTLIK from the coding sequence ATGAAAAAAATCTTACTGTTAATCATCACTTTTTTCATTCTAATAATTTCAAACTCCAATGCTCAAAATACAAAAGCATATATTTTAAGTGAAGGCGGGGGAGCACCGGGTTCAGGAAAGCTATCTACTTATACATACAATGGAAACAGTTTTTCTTTAAGCATTACAAATCCGGGAAATTTAGGATTGTATCCTGACGGTATAGCAAAATATAATTCTACTTTGTTCGTTTGCGAGCAAGGCGGATTCGGCGGTCAGGGGAAGATTTACAGAATGGACAGCACCGGACTTGTATTGAATTCACAGTCATTCGGAACAAATCCTTATTCAGTAGCTATAGCAAACAATAAAATTTATGCAACTAATGGCCCCGCAAGCAAAGTTACAGTTTTAAATATTTCTGCGCTTAGCTCTATAAAAGAAATTCCGGTAGGAGTTTATCCCCAAGAAATTTTGGGATATCAGAATAAAATTTATGTCTGTAATACAAGCGCTTTTGGAGGAAATCGTGATTCGAGTGTATCAGTAATTAATGCAATAACGGATTCCGTAATAGCAAGAATATATTTTGAAAGGGAGCCTACCTCACTTGCAATTTCAAATGACGGAAAAATATTGGTTGGATGCAACGGGTTTGACGGTAAAATTTACAAGATAGACCCTGCAACACTACAGATAGTTGATACATATTTAATCTCAAATGGTTTTGATAAAGATATATCGGTAGATAAAAACTCTAACAACGTTTACTTCATCGATTATGCAAACAATATTTCGTCTCTTAATTTATTGACAAGACAAGTCATCACATTCATCACTAATAATTCTCCTGCCTCATCTTTCTTCTATGGTTATAATTATGATTACACCAATAACAGACATTTTGTATTGGACGCTAAGAATTTTGTGGTATCAGGGAGTCTAAATATTTATGGTCCTTCAGGAAGTTTGCTGCAAACTTTTACAACCGGTGTCGCTCCGCGCAGAGTTATTTTTGATTTAACTTCTACAGTTGATATAAAATATATTTCTGAATTTGTTAATGGATATGAATTAAAACAGAATTACCCAAATCCGTTTAATCCAAATACTACAATCAGATTTTCTATTCCTAAAAATGACTTTGTATCGTTGATAGTTTTTGATGTCAACGGAAGAGAAGTTGAAAATCTGATTAATGAAAATAAAACATCAGGAAGTTATGAAATAAATTTTAATGCATCAAATTTATCTTCAGGAGTATACTTCTATAAATTAAATACTTCATCTTTTTCATCGATTAAAAAAATGACGTTAATTAAATAA
- a CDS encoding cob(I)yrinic acid a,c-diamide adenosyltransferase, whose translation MNKEEAKSAGGSKYKEKIKETIEGYKNLTEEDKHMFHIYYGYGKGKTTAVMGLAMRALGAGKRVAIVQFDKGYDGQNEHYAERVILRKLKEIGFPIDIHPTGAERMNSDGTFRFKNTEEDFDEAKRGLDIAKNLILKGEIDLLILDEAIAAVVYHLLTKEDVEKLIELYNKKRRFELVMTGHKLWEGLEAKADLVTELKKVKHYFDEGIPARLGIEF comes from the coding sequence ATGAACAAAGAAGAAGCAAAATCAGCAGGCGGTTCGAAGTATAAGGAGAAAATAAAAGAAACTATTGAAGGTTACAAAAATCTTACAGAAGAAGATAAGCATATGTTTCATATCTATTATGGATATGGAAAAGGGAAAACTACTGCCGTGATGGGGTTGGCAATGCGCGCGCTTGGCGCGGGAAAGCGAGTTGCTATTGTACAATTCGATAAAGGCTACGACGGACAAAATGAACACTATGCTGAAAGAGTGATACTTCGTAAGCTTAAAGAAATTGGTTTTCCGATAGACATACATCCCACCGGCGCAGAAAGAATGAATTCAGACGGTACGTTCAGATTTAAAAATACAGAAGAAGATTTTGATGAAGCCAAAAGAGGCTTGGATATTGCAAAGAACTTAATACTAAAAGGAGAGATAGACTTACTGATACTTGATGAAGCTATTGCTGCAGTTGTTTATCATCTGCTTACAAAGGAAGATGTTGAAAAGCTCATTGAGCTTTACAATAAAAAAAGAAGATTTGAATTAGTAATGACAGGGCATAAACTATGGGAAGGACTTGAGGCAAAAGCTGATTTAGTGACTGAACTAAAAAAAGTTAAACATTATTTTGATGAAGGAATTCCTGCAAGACTGGGAATAGAATTTTAA
- a CDS encoding (2Fe-2S)-binding protein, giving the protein MLINRCVCYNIKFEEIKKIMVEHGFTTIEEVQNEIDVSKNCKLCRPYIEKMIETGETEFNYIITKE; this is encoded by the coding sequence ATGCTGATAAACAGATGCGTTTGTTACAATATAAAGTTTGAAGAAATTAAAAAGATCATGGTTGAACATGGATTTACAACTATTGAAGAAGTCCAGAATGAAATTGATGTATCTAAAAACTGTAAACTTTGCCGGCCTTATATTGAAAAAATGATTGAGACGGGGGAAACCGAATTTAATTACATTATAACAAAAGAGTGA
- a CDS encoding Mov34/MPN/PAD-1 family protein, with amino-acid sequence MVEFNSTNNDTNFPSAEYPKNSELIGTDDNGLKIFIERNNLFGIEEYLRSDTNNELGGVLIGNVYKDKNDKLFIVIKNNIIAESTNASLSRLTFTHETWEKINSNLEKDFPSQKILGWYHSHPGHSVFLSTYDVFIQDNFFDMPYMTAFVYDPIINDRGFFYKDESGIKKSEGYYIYGERPELIKTTELEIEMPKPLENIEVKKNDNTNKSSMKNIVIIALVVINFIFCLLLFVKMNSNEKELSRFENVNNQLNELKNENLKLNQKYDNLIKSFETERMNTFDTTKQKLNPGR; translated from the coding sequence ATGGTAGAGTTTAATTCAACTAACAACGATACAAATTTTCCATCAGCCGAATACCCTAAAAATTCAGAACTGATAGGTACTGATGATAACGGGCTAAAGATTTTCATAGAGAGAAATAATCTGTTCGGCATAGAAGAATACCTGCGCAGCGATACAAATAACGAGCTCGGCGGAGTATTAATTGGTAACGTTTATAAAGATAAAAATGACAAACTTTTTATTGTCATAAAGAATAATATCATTGCTGAAAGCACTAACGCTTCACTATCCAGATTAACATTTACCCATGAAACATGGGAAAAGATAAATTCAAATCTGGAGAAGGATTTTCCCAGCCAGAAAATACTCGGCTGGTATCATTCTCATCCCGGGCACTCGGTTTTTCTTTCAACATATGATGTATTCATACAGGATAATTTTTTTGATATGCCTTACATGACTGCATTTGTTTATGATCCTATTATTAATGACAGAGGATTTTTTTATAAAGATGAATCAGGCATTAAAAAATCTGAAGGATATTATATTTATGGCGAAAGACCTGAACTGATTAAAACAACAGAACTTGAAATTGAAATGCCAAAGCCGTTAGAGAATATTGAAGTAAAAAAAAATGATAACACAAACAAGAGTTCAATGAAAAACATAGTTATTATCGCTTTAGTTGTTATCAATTTTATATTTTGTCTTCTGTTATTTGTAAAGATGAATTCTAATGAGAAGGAACTTTCAAGATTTGAAAATGTTAATAACCAACTGAACGAACTTAAAAATGAAAATCTGAAACTGAACCAGAAGTATGATAATCTGATAAAATCATTTGAGACAGAAAGAATGAATACATTTGATACAACAAAACAAAAACTTAACCCTGGCAGGTAA
- a CDS encoding gamma carbonic anhydrase family protein → MIQSCKGKSPDIHRSVKIMHGAQIIGDVVIGKNSSIWFNCVVRGDVNYIRIGENTNIQDGSILHVNHIDYFLQVGSYVTAGHNSILHGCVIGDNVLIGMGAILLDNCKVGNNSLIAAGAVVKENFVVPEGVLVAGVPGKIIRDLTAKEIEDIKQSAINYVEYAKEY, encoded by the coding sequence ATGATACAATCGTGCAAAGGTAAAAGTCCGGATATACACAGAAGTGTAAAGATAATGCATGGCGCGCAAATTATAGGAGATGTGGTCATAGGGAAAAATTCCAGTATATGGTTCAACTGCGTAGTGCGCGGTGATGTTAATTATATCAGAATAGGGGAGAACACAAATATACAGGACGGTTCTATTCTTCATGTTAATCATATAGATTATTTTTTGCAAGTCGGCTCGTATGTTACAGCCGGTCATAATAGTATTTTGCATGGCTGCGTAATTGGTGATAATGTTTTAATCGGCATGGGAGCCATACTTCTTGATAATTGTAAAGTCGGTAACAACTCACTAATAGCAGCCGGCGCAGTCGTTAAAGAAAACTTTGTTGTGCCTGAAGGCGTGCTTGTTGCAGGAGTTCCGGGAAAGATAATCCGCGACCTGACAGCCAAAGAAATTGAAGATATTAAACAAAGCGCTATAAATTACGTAGAATATGCTAAAGAGTACTGA
- a CDS encoding cold-shock protein codes for MPKGKVKWFDAKKGYGFLVGDDGTDVFIHYSDISTEQSYKTLDKGVSVEYDLIEDQKGKKAANVRAI; via the coding sequence ATGCCAAAAGGTAAAGTAAAATGGTTCGATGCTAAAAAAGGCTACGGATTTCTTGTAGGTGATGATGGGACTGATGTCTTTATTCACTACTCAGATATCAGCACCGAGCAATCCTACAAAACACTGGACAAAGGTGTCAGCGTTGAGTATGATTTAATCGAAGACCAAAAAGGCAAAAAAGCTGCAAATGTAAGAGCTATTTAA
- the ybeY gene encoding rRNA maturation RNase YbeY has protein sequence MNREVKLKINFFFLKDFLKDKEKKAKFRKEVRTIITKVLQTENHSLSFLNLIFCDNKTIRDYNNKFLSHDYNTDIITFFDYDETNIMYGELLISVDQVKLNAKDYSTTFNKELKRVIIHGVLHLCGYDDKTKTAKAKMRKREDFYLI, from the coding sequence TTGAATCGCGAGGTTAAGTTAAAGATTAATTTCTTCTTCTTAAAAGATTTTTTAAAAGATAAAGAGAAGAAAGCTAAGTTCAGAAAAGAGGTAAGAACAATCATAACGAAAGTTCTTCAGACCGAAAACCATTCGCTCTCATTTCTGAATTTAATTTTCTGCGATAACAAGACCATAAGAGATTACAATAATAAGTTTTTATCTCACGATTACAATACCGATATAATTACGTTTTTTGACTACGATGAAACTAATATAATGTACGGCGAGTTATTAATCTCGGTTGACCAGGTAAAGCTAAACGCAAAAGACTACAGCACAACATTTAATAAAGAACTAAAAAGAGTTATCATACACGGAGTATTACACCTCTGCGGATACGATGATAAGACTAAGACCGCTAAAGCTAAAATGAGAAAACGTGAAGATTTCTATTTAATTTGA